GAAGGCCCGCCCCGGCGTTGCCGCCAGACGCCCGCCTAGCACCGCCAGCTCGAAGCTGCTGGCATGTCCGGCGCGCTCGAGCAGCTCGGCGTACCAGTCGTCCAGGGCGGCTTCGGCGGGCAGCCGATCCTGTGGGCCAAGCAGGCATTTCCAGGGCATCGCGTCGCTCCTTCGAGGGGTGTCGTCGTTGTCATACAAGCATCACCGCACCGTCATGGGGGTGACACCGCGCATTCCTAGCCTGAGCTTGCACAACAAAGCCGACCGGCCGCAACCCGCATGGCCGGCTCACGGAGGCACTCGCATGAGTCAGATCGCCCTCTCCTGTGATACCCCGGCAGAACGCCGCCTCAAGGCCGTGCGTCTGCGCGGTGCCCTTGCCCTGCGCGAAGCCCAGGCTCTGCGCTACCGCGTGTTCAGCAGCGAGTTCGACGCCCAGCTCAACGGCGCAGAGCTTGGCCTGGACATGGATGATTATGACCGCCACTGCGCCCATATCGGCGTGCGCGATCTCAACACCGGCGCACTGGTGGCGACCACCCGGCTGCTCGATCACCGCGCTGCCGAGCGCCTTGGCCGCTTCTACAGCGAGGAGGAATTCAGCCTCGAGGGGCTGGGCAACCTCGAAGGCCCGGTGCTGGAAATCGGTCGCACCTGCGTCGATCCGGCCTACCGCAACGGTGGCACCATCGCCGTGCTGTGGGGCGAGCTGGCCGAGGTTCTCAACGAGGGCGGCTACCGCTACCTGATGGGCTGCGCGAGCATCCCGATGCGCGATGGCGGCATTCAGGCCCGCGCGGTGATGCAGCGTCTGCGCGACCGCTACCTGTGCCAGCAGAACCTGCGCGCCGAGCCGAAGATGCCGCTGCCGCCGCTGGATCTCCCGGACAACCTCACCGCCGAGCTGCCGCCGCTGCTCAAGGCTTACATGCGCCTGGGTGCGAAGATCTGCGGCGAACCTTGCTGGGACCCGGATTTCGGCGTCGCCGATGTGTTCATCCTGCTCAAGCGCGACGAACTCTGCCCACGGTACGCCCGCCACTTCAAGGCGGCGGTCTGATGCGCAGCCTGCGCGCGGGGGTGCGTGCTGCCCGTCTGTTGCTGGTGCTGGCGCTCGGCGTGGCGCTGGCGGGGCTGATGAGCGTGCTGGAACGCCTGCCCGGGCGCGACTGGATGCCACTTCGCCAACGCCTGACCCGCTGGTTCCTGGCACGCCTCACCGCCGCCCTGCCCTTCGAGGTGAAGGTTTACGGCGACAGGCCCGAACGGCCGATGCTGTGGGTATCCAACCATGTGTCCTGGGTCGATATCCCCTTGCTTGGTGCGTTACTGCCGCTGACCTTCCTGTCCAAGGCGGAGGTGCGCCAGTGGCCGTTGGCCGGCTGGCTCGCCGAGAAGGCCGGCACGCTGTTCATCCGGCGCGGTTCGGGCGATGCGCGAATGATCAATGAACAACTGGCCAGCCAGTTGTCCCGCGGCCGCTCGCTGCTGGTCTTCCCGGAGGGCACCACCACTGACGGCAAGGGCCTGCGCACCTTCCACGGTCGCCTGATGGCCAGCGCCATCGAGGCCGGCGTACCAGTGCAGCCCGTGGCGCTGCGCTACCGCCGCAACGAGCGGCCCTGCGAACTGGCGCCCTTCATCGGCGACGACGATCTGCTCAGCCACCTGCGGCGCCTGTTCAGCCATGATCGGGGAGTGGTGGAGGTTCACCTGCTGCCGGCGCTATCGAGCGCCCACCGCGACCGCTCGCTGCTCGCCCAGCAGGCCCGCAATGCGATCCACGCAGTTGTCTGTGAGGTTCAGGAAGACGTGGCCATCGCGGCCTGACGCCGTGCCCGCATCGAACGCGGGGCCTGGAAAGGATGCAGGAGGGAATGTGGAGCCCGCCGTAACCTACGGCCGACGGGTTCCTACTCTGACGAAACAGCTTTCAAACTACGCCGGGCGATACCCTCGAATCGCCCGGTGGAGCCTGAAAACAGTCTCCCGACGCCTTAGGCGGAAACCTCCGGCGGCACGACCAGGATGTCACAATCCAGCTCGCGCAGAGCATAGTCGGCAACACTGCCGATCAGGGCACGCTTGATCCCACCCATACCCCGAGTGCCCATGACCAGCAGATCCGGTCGATGCTTGTCGACCATCCGCTGCAGCACATTGCCCGGCAGCCCAACGGCTACCAGTTGTTCATCGATGCGTTCTTCCAGGTGCTCATCGCGCAGGAACTTCTTCAGTTCGTCCACGGCCTGACGTGTCTCGGTACTGACGAACTCGTCGACCCTTTCCTCGCTGACACCGGAGTACTGCATCATGCCCTTGGCCAGCGGGCTGAAGGCATAAACCCCACGACGCACGGCACCGTCGAGCAGGCCCAGGTTGCCCGCTACGTTCACCGCGTTGGCCGATGCGGGAGAGATATCCAGCGCCAGCAGCAGGTCGCGATATTCGCCAGTTGCAGGCTGGTTGACCACCAGGACCGGCAGTTGACCTGCACGCAGCACTCGTTCGACGGTGGTGCCAACGAATATGTCGCGCAGCACGCTCTTGCGATGCGCGCCCATCACCAGCAGTTCGATATTCTGGCTCTTGGCGGCGGCGAGAATCTGCTGATTCGGATCGCCACGTTCGACCATCAGTTTCGGACAGGCTCCGCCCAGCTCGGTGAGCTCGACCAGGCGTGCTTCAAGCATCATCTTGACCTGGGTGAGTTCTTGCTCGACCAATGCGGCCGGCTGATCCTCGTCTACTACGTAGAGCACAGTCCACGGGCAGGCATAGCGCTTGGCAAGCGCTGCCGCGCGGTGCAAAGCCTTTTCCGAACGGCCAGACAGATCCGTTGCGACCATTATCGACTTCATCATGCGGCTCCTCTCGTAGTCCTTCAGATATGCCTATTGCACACGTTCCGCCTCGTAGGACGGTTGATACATATCAAGTCAGCCCGGACCGCCCATCGATTCCGGCAGTTCTCTGGCGAATATCTGCAATTGCGGATAGAACTCCCGGAAGTCTTCGCTCAGAGGCTGATAAAGGCCCTCCAGCTCCCTCCACGCGCCATCCAGCAAGTCCGGGCGCGACAAGCGCCGGGACATGCCGGACACCACATCCTGCAACACTTCGAACTCCCGATAGCTACCTAGCCAGTCCTGTGCGGCCATGCGCGGTGCAATGCGTGCCAGACGCTCCGGCAAGCCGGGCGTATGGCCCAGTACACCGTAGACCCGCCGAGTGAAGTGCTCCAGCGGTTCGTTGGAGAAGCGTGTCCAGTCGCGAGCCAGGCAATGGTCGAAGAACACATCCAGCAGCACGCCGGACAAGCGCCTGCGGGCCTGAGGGAAGCGGGCCTTGGCAATGTGTATCAAAGGGTGACTGTCGGTGAACGCGTCGATGCGACGATGCACCCGGATGGCCGCCTCGATGTCGGCGGGCCATTGACCGACGAGCGGCCCTTTGACGAAATCACCGTAGAGGCTGCCGAGCAGTTGGGCCGGCCTATCGCCGCCCAGGTGAAGATGCGCGAGGTAGTTCATGAGAGTGAGCTTAGCGCGGAACCATCACCAATCTGTAGAGCAACCATCCTGCGCAGGTCCGCGGGATGGCGCCGATTCCGGCATGCGCACCTGCGACGGCGTCGGTGAGTAATATCACCGGTATCGATCATTACTATCGCCCCAAACGAATTCATATCGCTTATCACCGATATATAGTTCGTCTCAACGCGATATACCGATGCGCCCATGACTGAACAAACCACTCTCGACCTCGACGAAATCTTCAAGGCTCTGGCCCATCCCGTACGGCGCGACATGCTGTACTGGCTCAAGGACCCGGAGCGCTTCTTCGTAGAGCAGGAACATCAATCCTTCGAGATCGGCGTTTGCGCCGGCAAGTTCGACCAGCGCACCGGCCTATCGCAATCCACCGTTTCCGCGCATCTGGCCACCCTCCAGCGCGCGGGCCTGGTGACCAGTCGAAAAGTCGGCCAGTGGAATTTCTTCAAACGCAATGAAGAAACGATCGAGGCCTTTGTTCGCCACCTGGGCGAAGCGCTGTAAGAAACCCGTTCGAAATCCACCGAGCCTTTGCAGAACGAGGTGTAACGCCCCCAAGGGGGTATCAGCCGCAGGCTGACCCACCGGGGAAGTACCAGCGGATCGAACAGAGGAGGTTGCCCCGCCCGCAGGGCAACCGAAACCGTTCTGACCGCACCGCAGATTCTGGACAGGCTTGACCGGCTACTGCCTAGCCAAGACAACAGATCCCACTTTCTGGAGCAGGCGCATGCCCACTTCGCTTCTCGTCCTTGCTTTGTCCGCGTTTGCCATCGGCACCACGGAATTCGTGATCATGGGGCTCCTGCCCGAGGTTGCGAACGACCTGTCCGTCTCCATTCCCAGCGCCGGCTGGCTGGTCAGCGGCTATGCCTTCGGCGTGGCCATCGGCGCGCCCATCATGGCGCTGCTGACAGCACGCCTGCCTCGCAAGACCGCGTTGCTGATGCTCATGGGCATTTTCATCATCGGCAACCTGCTCTGCGCAGTGGCCGCCAACTACGGCCTGCTGATGCTCGCGCGGATCATCACCGCACTTTGCCACGGCGCATTCTTCGGCATCGGCTCGGTAGTCGCCGCCAGCCTGGTGCCGGCCAACCGCAAGGCTTCTGCCGTCGCGCTGATGTTCACCGGCCTGACCCTGGCCAACGTACTGGGCGTACCGCTGGGCACCGCGCTGGGCCAGGTCGCCGGCTGGCGCTCGCCGTTCTGGGTGGTGACGCTGATTGGCGTCGCCGCACTGATCGGTCTCTGGCGCGTGCTGCCCAGGCAGCACGACGAAGAAGCCGTGGACATGCGCAAGGAGGTCGCCGCGCTGCGCAACGGCCCGCTGTGGCTGGCACTGGCCACCACCGTACTGTTCTCCGCGGCTGTCTTCGCGCTGTTCACCTACGTCGCCCCGCTGCTGGGCGAAGTGACCCGGGTTTCCCCGCAGGGCGTGACCTGGACCCTGGTGCTGATCGGCCTGGGCCTGACATTGGGCAACATCATCGGCGGCCGTCTCGCCGACTGGCGCCTGGGGACGACCCTGGCCGGCGTGTTCGCCACGATGGCGGTGGTTTCCGCCGCGCTGAGCTGGACCAGCTCGGCACTGATTCCCGCCGAAATCACCCTCTTCATCTGGGCTGCCGCAGCCTTCGCCGCGGTGCCCGCCCTGCAGATCAACGTGGTACGTGTCGGCGGAGCCGCGCCGAACCTCGTCGCCACACTGAACATCGGCGCCTTCAACGTCGGCAACGCCATCGGCGCCTGGGTCGGTGGCAGTGTCATCGACCACGGCCTGGGCCTCACCCGCGTCCCGCTGGCCGGTGCCCTGCTCGCCGTGCTCGCGCTGATCGCAGTGATGATCGCCTTCAGCGGCAAACCCACCCACACGCAACCCGTACTCGATTGAACCCACCCCTCCTTCGCCCCGGAGTAATGCAATGACTACGCTCTTCGACCCCATCGTCATCGGTGATCTGGAATTGCCCAACCGTATCGTCATGGCCCCGCTGACCCGCTGCCGCGCCGATGAGGGCCGCGTGCCCAATGCGCTGATGGCCGAGTATTACGCCCAGCGCGCCGACGCAGGCCTGATCCTCAGCGAGGCCACCGCGGTGACCCCGATGGGTGTCGGCTATCCGGACACTCCCGGCATCTGGTCCGATGACCAGGTGCGCGGCTGGTCCAACATCACCAAGGCCGTGCACGCCAACGGCGGTCGCATCATGCTGCAGCTCTGGCACGTTGGCCGTATCTCCGACCCGCTGTACCTGAATGGCGAAACCCCGGTGGCACCAAGCGCGATCAAGCCCGCCGGCCACGTCAGCCTGGTGCGCCCGATCAAGGAGTTCGTCACCCCGCGAGCGCTGGAAACCGAAGAGATCGCCGATATCGTCGAGGCTTACCGCCAGGGTGCGGAGAACGCCAAGGCCGCCGGCTTCGACGGCGTGGAAATCCACGGTGCCAACGGCTACCTGCTCGACCAGTTCCTGCAGAGCAGTACCAACCAGCGTACCGACCGGTACGGCGGCTCCATCGAGAATCGTGCCCGCCTGCTGCTGGAAG
The Pseudomonas triclosanedens DNA segment above includes these coding regions:
- a CDS encoding MFS transporter, translated to MPTSLLVLALSAFAIGTTEFVIMGLLPEVANDLSVSIPSAGWLVSGYAFGVAIGAPIMALLTARLPRKTALLMLMGIFIIGNLLCAVAANYGLLMLARIITALCHGAFFGIGSVVAASLVPANRKASAVALMFTGLTLANVLGVPLGTALGQVAGWRSPFWVVTLIGVAALIGLWRVLPRQHDEEAVDMRKEVAALRNGPLWLALATTVLFSAAVFALFTYVAPLLGEVTRVSPQGVTWTLVLIGLGLTLGNIIGGRLADWRLGTTLAGVFATMAVVSAALSWTSSALIPAEITLFIWAAAAFAAVPALQINVVRVGGAAPNLVATLNIGAFNVGNAIGAWVGGSVIDHGLGLTRVPLAGALLAVLALIAVMIAFSGKPTHTQPVLD
- a CDS encoding acyl carrier protein phosphodiesterase, whose product is MNYLAHLHLGGDRPAQLLGSLYGDFVKGPLVGQWPADIEAAIRVHRRIDAFTDSHPLIHIAKARFPQARRRLSGVLLDVFFDHCLARDWTRFSNEPLEHFTRRVYGVLGHTPGLPERLARIAPRMAAQDWLGSYREFEVLQDVVSGMSRRLSRPDLLDGAWRELEGLYQPLSEDFREFYPQLQIFARELPESMGGPG
- a CDS encoding alkene reductase; this translates as MTTLFDPIVIGDLELPNRIVMAPLTRCRADEGRVPNALMAEYYAQRADAGLILSEATAVTPMGVGYPDTPGIWSDDQVRGWSNITKAVHANGGRIMLQLWHVGRISDPLYLNGETPVAPSAIKPAGHVSLVRPIKEFVTPRALETEEIADIVEAYRQGAENAKAAGFDGVEIHGANGYLLDQFLQSSTNQRTDRYGGSIENRARLLLEVTDAAIEVWGPGRVGVHLAPRMDSHDMGDADPLATFGYVARELGKRGVAFICTREKAGDDSIGPKLKEIFGGVYIANERFTKESANEWLESGKADAVAFGIPFIANPDLVTRLQKDAAWNEPRPETFYGKGPVGYLDYPRL
- the olsB gene encoding L-ornithine N(alpha)-acyltransferase; protein product: MSQIALSCDTPAERRLKAVRLRGALALREAQALRYRVFSSEFDAQLNGAELGLDMDDYDRHCAHIGVRDLNTGALVATTRLLDHRAAERLGRFYSEEEFSLEGLGNLEGPVLEIGRTCVDPAYRNGGTIAVLWGELAEVLNEGGYRYLMGCASIPMRDGGIQARAVMQRLRDRYLCQQNLRAEPKMPLPPLDLPDNLTAELPPLLKAYMRLGAKICGEPCWDPDFGVADVFILLKRDELCPRYARHFKAAV
- a CDS encoding ArsR/SmtB family transcription factor, with amino-acid sequence MTEQTTLDLDEIFKALAHPVRRDMLYWLKDPERFFVEQEHQSFEIGVCAGKFDQRTGLSQSTVSAHLATLQRAGLVTSRKVGQWNFFKRNEETIEAFVRHLGEAL
- a CDS encoding universal stress protein — encoded protein: MMKSIMVATDLSGRSEKALHRAAALAKRYACPWTVLYVVDEDQPAALVEQELTQVKMMLEARLVELTELGGACPKLMVERGDPNQQILAAAKSQNIELLVMGAHRKSVLRDIFVGTTVERVLRAGQLPVLVVNQPATGEYRDLLLALDISPASANAVNVAGNLGLLDGAVRRGVYAFSPLAKGMMQYSGVSEERVDEFVSTETRQAVDELKKFLRDEHLEERIDEQLVAVGLPGNVLQRMVDKHRPDLLVMGTRGMGGIKRALIGSVADYALRELDCDILVVPPEVSA
- a CDS encoding lysophospholipid acyltransferase family protein gives rise to the protein MRSLRAGVRAARLLLVLALGVALAGLMSVLERLPGRDWMPLRQRLTRWFLARLTAALPFEVKVYGDRPERPMLWVSNHVSWVDIPLLGALLPLTFLSKAEVRQWPLAGWLAEKAGTLFIRRGSGDARMINEQLASQLSRGRSLLVFPEGTTTDGKGLRTFHGRLMASAIEAGVPVQPVALRYRRNERPCELAPFIGDDDLLSHLRRLFSHDRGVVEVHLLPALSSAHRDRSLLAQQARNAIHAVVCEVQEDVAIAA